Proteins encoded together in one Triticum dicoccoides isolate Atlit2015 ecotype Zavitan chromosome 7B, WEW_v2.0, whole genome shotgun sequence window:
- the LOC119336765 gene encoding peptidyl-prolyl cis-trans isomerase, chloroplastic-like isoform X1: MAAALASSRCCRRPSLLTTDRRRSSVARCALSGGKGNSFSWKECAISVALSVGLITVPPTFGWSAHAYPIEPVIPDVSVLISGPPIKDPGALLRYALPIDNKAIREVQKPLEDITDSLKVSGVRALDSVERNVRQASRALTNGRSLILSGLAESKRANGEKTLDKLAVGLEELQRIIEDRNRNVVAPKQKELLNYVGTVEEDMVDGFPYEVPEEYNNMPLLKGRATVDMTVKIKDNPNVEDCVFRIVLDGYNAPVTSGNFVDLVERKFYDGMEIQRADGFVVQTGDPEGPAEGFIDPSTGKSRTIPLEIMVDGEKAPIYGETLEELGLYKAQTKLPFNAFGTMAMAREEFDDNSASSQVFWLLKESELTPSNSNILDGRYSVFGYVTENEDFLADLKVGDVIESIQVVSGLDNLINPSYKIVG; encoded by the exons ATGGCCGCGGCGCTCGCCTCCTcccgctgctgccgccgccctTCGCTTCTTACCACTGATCGCCGCCGAAGCTCCGTCGCCCGGTGTGCGCTCTCCGGCGGG AAAGGAAACTCATTTAGCTGGAAAGAATGTGCAATTTCTGTAGCATTATCTGTTGGATTAATTACTGTCCCACCAACATTTGGATGGTCGGCCCATGCTTATCCTATCGAACCTGTAATTCCTGATGTTTCAGTTCTTATTTCTGGACCTCCCATTAAAGATCCAGGTGCTTTGTTGAGATATGCTTTGCCCATAGATAATAAAGCTATTCGTGAAGTTCAAAAACCGCTAGAGGATATTACCGATAGTCTCAAAGTTTCTGGTGTTAGAGCGTTGGATTCAGTTGAAAGA AATGTGAGGCAGGCCTCAAGAGCGCTGACTAATGGGAGGAGTTTAATACTTTCGGGTCTTGCTGAATCAAAAAGAGCAAACGGAGAAAAAACATTGGATAAATTAGCTGTTGGACTTGAAGAGCTTCAACGAATTATTGAGGATAGAAACAGGAATGTGGTAGCTCCAAAGCAGAAAGAGCTTCTCAATTATGTTGGAAC TGTAGAAGAAGATATGGTCGATGGCTTCCCCTATGAAGTACCAGAAGAATACAACAACATGCCTCTTCTTAAAGGAAGAGCTACTGTGGATATGACGGTTAAGATTAAAGATAATCCAAACGTAGAAGATTGTGTATTTCGGATAGTTCTGGATGGATATAATGCTCCTGTGACTTCTGGGAACTTCGTAGATCTGGTGGAACGGAAGTTCTATGATGGCATGGAAATCCAAAGAG CTGATGGTTTTGTTGTTCAGACGGGAGATCCCGAGGGACCAGCCGAGGGTTTTATTGATCCCAGTACTGGCAAGAGTCGTACCATACCTCTTGAGATAATGGTTGATGGTGAGAAGGCGCCTATATATGGCGAAACACTTGAG GAACTTGGTCTTTACAAGGCTCAAACAAAGCTTCCTTTTAATGCATTTGGAACGATGGCAATGGCTAGAGAA GAATTTGATGACAACTCCGCTTCAAGTCAAGTCTTCTGGCTCTTGAAAGAAAGTGAGCTGACGCCAAGCAATTCCAATATATTGGATGGGCGGTATTCGGTGTTTGGATATGTAACCGAGAATGAGGATTTCTTGGCTGATCTCAAGGTTGGGGACGTTATTGAATCGATCCAGGTTGTCTCAGGCCTAGACAATCTTATCAACCCGAGCTACAAGATTGTAGGGTAG
- the LOC119336765 gene encoding peptidyl-prolyl cis-trans isomerase, chloroplastic-like isoform X2 produces MAAALASSRCCRRPSLLTTDRRRSSVARCALSGGKGNSFSWKECAISVALSVGLITVPPTFGWSAHAYPIEPVIPDVSVLISGPPIKDPGALLRYALPIDNKAIREVQKPLEDITDSLKVSGVRALDSVERNVRQASRALTNGRSLILSGLAESKRANGEKTLDKLAVGLEELQRIIEDRNRNVVAPKQKELLNYVGTVEEDMVDGFPYEVPEEYNNMPLLKGRATVDMTVKIKDNPNVEDCVFRIVLDGYNAPVTSGNFVDLVERKFYDGMEIQRADGFVVQTGDPEGPAEGFIDPSTGKSRTIPLEIMVDGEKAPIYGETLEELGLYKAQTKLPFNAFGTMAMARELTYIMEWTEFDRATKHTYLNTCYHCAKVCSTLL; encoded by the exons ATGGCCGCGGCGCTCGCCTCCTcccgctgctgccgccgccctTCGCTTCTTACCACTGATCGCCGCCGAAGCTCCGTCGCCCGGTGTGCGCTCTCCGGCGGG AAAGGAAACTCATTTAGCTGGAAAGAATGTGCAATTTCTGTAGCATTATCTGTTGGATTAATTACTGTCCCACCAACATTTGGATGGTCGGCCCATGCTTATCCTATCGAACCTGTAATTCCTGATGTTTCAGTTCTTATTTCTGGACCTCCCATTAAAGATCCAGGTGCTTTGTTGAGATATGCTTTGCCCATAGATAATAAAGCTATTCGTGAAGTTCAAAAACCGCTAGAGGATATTACCGATAGTCTCAAAGTTTCTGGTGTTAGAGCGTTGGATTCAGTTGAAAGA AATGTGAGGCAGGCCTCAAGAGCGCTGACTAATGGGAGGAGTTTAATACTTTCGGGTCTTGCTGAATCAAAAAGAGCAAACGGAGAAAAAACATTGGATAAATTAGCTGTTGGACTTGAAGAGCTTCAACGAATTATTGAGGATAGAAACAGGAATGTGGTAGCTCCAAAGCAGAAAGAGCTTCTCAATTATGTTGGAAC TGTAGAAGAAGATATGGTCGATGGCTTCCCCTATGAAGTACCAGAAGAATACAACAACATGCCTCTTCTTAAAGGAAGAGCTACTGTGGATATGACGGTTAAGATTAAAGATAATCCAAACGTAGAAGATTGTGTATTTCGGATAGTTCTGGATGGATATAATGCTCCTGTGACTTCTGGGAACTTCGTAGATCTGGTGGAACGGAAGTTCTATGATGGCATGGAAATCCAAAGAG CTGATGGTTTTGTTGTTCAGACGGGAGATCCCGAGGGACCAGCCGAGGGTTTTATTGATCCCAGTACTGGCAAGAGTCGTACCATACCTCTTGAGATAATGGTTGATGGTGAGAAGGCGCCTATATATGGCGAAACACTTGAG GAACTTGGTCTTTACAAGGCTCAAACAAAGCTTCCTTTTAATGCATTTGGAACGATGGCAATGGCTAGAGAA CTCACATATATAATGGAGTGGACGGAATTTGATCGCGCCACCAAACACACCTACTTGAACACctgttaccactgcgccaaggtctGCTCTACATTGTTATAG